The region CGGTATCAACGGAGGCAGAAAAAATGCCCAGCGCAGTACCGCGGCTCCCCGCGGGTGCATGTTCCACCACATAGACATTCAGGGTGGGGTAGGACAAACCGTAGCCCAGGCCGTAAACCACCGCCACGGCTATTAAAAAGGCAGGTGTATGGAGCACCGATAGACCCATCATGCCCAGGGCAATCAGGCTCACCGCCGGCACTATCACCATCACCCGCCCCACTTTATCCGACAGACCACCCATGGTAAGGCGCACGAAAATGATAACCAGGGAGAAAATCAGAAAAAATAACGACGCAATTCCCGTGCTGGCCAGATGGGCAATGGCCAGCGGCAAAAAGGACATCACTCCACCCTGGGTACAGGAGCAGCTGGCAAAGATCAAGGAGGGAAATAACACATCCCTGCTTGCCAGCACCGCCAAAAACGGTTGCCTTTCCTCCCGCACAGCCATCACTTGGCTTCCGGGCAACCTTAAAATTAAGATAAAAGCCAGAGCCGCAGCCAGACTGGGAATAAGCACCACCAGTTTAAACGAGGCGGAAGCAGCCAGTTTCATCCCCACCGTAGGACCGAAACCCACAGCCAAACTGACACAGGTAGCATAAACAGCCACCGCCCGGGCCAGCCTTTCCCGGGGTACAATCTCGGTAATGGTGACGAGAGAAGACACGGTATAGGCGGCCAGACCCAGCCCATGCAGGAGGCGGTACACGGTAAGCAACACCAGGGAAGAGGTGGTGATATAGAGGAGCGGGGCTATGACAAAGATTCCTATTCCTGCCAGCATAAATATTTTGCGCTGAAAGCGGTCCACCAGGGTACCCACAAAAGGCCTCAGGAAAATGGCGGTAAAAGAAAAAGCACCTACCACAATACCGCTCTCGGTCCCGCCGTAACCGGCACGCTGCAGGACAATGGGAAAAACCGGCATAAAATAAAAATATGCTCCGTAAAAAATGCAGGAAGCGATATAAATAGAAAGAAAATTTAACGTAATGAAGCCCCTATCTCTTACATTATCTGCCATAATTCCACCCCTCAGGCAGCCCTCCGGCTTGAATTGCTTTCCCGTGACCACCATTGTTTGCCCTATCCCCCGGCTCTGCCTTTGAGAACCCCGGCGAATTTAACGGGTGGCCAACAGGAGGTTAACCACATCGGTCAGGACGCGCCCGATACTTTCCCGCACAACCACCTCGGCCCGATCATCCCAGGGAGTGGGGTCCCGGTTGATAATTACAAAACGGGGAACCCTGCCCGGCAGGTCAGCCACGGGGTACACCTGCAGGCTGGTACCAATTACCAGCAACAACTGGCAGCCCGCCAGCGCCTCCAGGGCTGCAAAGTAATCCGGGTGCATCTGGTCACCAAAAAGCACCGCCACCGGTCTTACCAGTCCGCCACAGGCAGGGCAACAGGGCGGGACAGTCCCGGCATTGAACTGCTCCACCACCTGGTCAAAGGTTTCTTCGTGGCGGCAGCGCAGGCAGTAAAAAGTCCTCAGGTGACCGTGAACCTCCCAAACCTGCTTTGAACCGGCCCTCTTATGCAGGCTGTCCACATTTTGGGTGATTACACCGGCCAGGTAGCCCATCTCTTCCAGCCGCACCAGGGCATGGTGGCCGGCATTGGGCTCGCAGTCGGCCCAGGTCAACCAGCGGGGAATGGCCCTCCGGTAATAGGCTTCGGGGTCCCGGTACAGGGCCTCTACACTGGCCACTTCCATGGGATTTTCTTTGGTCCAGCGCCCGGTCCCCGGGCTGCGGTAATCGGGTATCCCGCTTTCGGTGCTTATACCCGCCCCGGTTAAAGCCAGGGTTTTGCCGGACCAGCGCAAAAGCGTGGCAATACGCTCAATATCTTTTTCGTATGACACTTTTTCACCCCCTATATGCTGCGGCCCGAGGCCTCCCATTCCCTCAATACCTGTTTTCTCAATTTTCCCGTGGCCGTGCGGGGCAGACTGGCCACAAACTGGATATACCTGGGCTTTTTATATCCGGCCAGACGCCGGGCACAGAAACTTCGGATTTCTTCCTCCGAAATGCCGTTATCGGCTACCACAAAGGCCTTGATGGCTTCTCCCCACTGGTCATCGGGAACGCCGATTACGGCTGCTTCCCGCACGCCCGGGCATTGCAAGAGCACGTCTTCCACTTCCCGGGAAGAAACGTTCAGACCGCCGGTAATAATGAGATCTTTCACCCGGTCGGTGATATATAAATAACCATCCCCATCAAAGCTGCCCACATCACCGGTATGGAACCAGCCATCCCTCAGGGCCTCCCGGGTGGCCATCTCATCCTGGTAATATCCCAGCATCACCGTATGGTCTCCCGGCGCTCCGCTGCGGACGAGGATTTCCCCCGACCCCAGGCCCGGGTCGGCTATAGTTACCTCCACCCCCGGTACCGGCCGCCCGACAGAATGGGGCTTTTCCATCTGATCCCGCCCCCAGAGGCAACTGATCATTCCCGTTTCGGTAGAAGCATAAAAGCTATACAATTGAACTGCGGGAAGCACCTCCCACAGGCGCTCCTTTAAGCTTACGGGACAGCTTTCACCCGTCAGCAAAAGGCCCCGCCAGGAATCCATCTTTCTCAGTCGCTCAACCGGCACCTCCTCTAAAAGCATGCGGGCCATGGTGGGTACCATGCCTACCACCGTGGCTCTGTAGCTGGCAATAATATCTACCAGCTCTTTAGGCCGGTAGGGGGTACCCAGCAGACAGACGGTGCTGCCCAGACCCACCGCCTGGACCAGTCTCCCCCAACCTGTGCGGTGACAGAGGGGGGTGGTGATTACAAACACATCCTCTTCTTTAAAGGGAAACACCGTAAGGCAGTTAAAATATTGCCCCACCACCACGTTGGCGTTGGTCAACATGACTCCTTTGGGCTTCCCCGTGCTGCCGGAAGTATAGCAAATGGAATGAAGATCGGCCAGGCGGGGCTCAGGCCACAGGGGCTGAGAATCTCCTTCCAGTGGTATCCTTCGATAAGGTATGGCCCAGGGAGGCAAATCCTCTCCCGCCGCAATATATACCGGGCTTACCTTTATTTCCGGGAGTATCTCTTCCAGCACCGGACGGGTAAAATCATCAAAGGCCAGGGCATCGGGCCGGGAATGTTCCAGAATGTACTTTAGCTCTTCTCCCCGGGAACGAAAACTGACGGGAACCAGCACCACCCCCGCCCGGGAAGCGGCAAAAAATAATTCCACCCACTGGATGCTGTTGCGCAGGAAAAGCGCCAGCTTCTTTCCTCGTTCCAGGCCCAAAACCTTTAGGCCCCGAACCAGGCAGTCAACCCGCTTATCCAGCCAGCCGTAACTTACCTCCTGTCCGTTAAAAACCAAACAGATTTTCTGGCCCTGCCTTCGCGCATTTGCCCTTAATAAAAACGCCACATTCACCCTTAAATCCCTCCGTGACGAGCTTTTTCCAGCAATGCCTCGGGTATATCGAGAGCCATATCTATTTCCTGCAGCATCAATTCTCTCTCCTCGGGCAACTTACCGGAAATATCCCAGTAATTGGAGACGTGGTCGCTAAAAACCTGGCTGTTTACCTTTAAATTTTCAATCATCAACCTTATCTCATTTAGAATTCCGTGGGGCGAAACCAGTTGAAATTCCCCCCGCTGGCATTTCTCAAACAGGGGACTGCCGGGGCGGGGAATGAAAGTGCGGATGCGAATGAAATGCGGGTCAATGGCATTCAATACCTCAGCGCTGGCCAGGGCATGTTCCCGGGATCTCCCGGGCCCGCCAATCCCCATCAAGACGTACTCGCTCAACTCCATGCCGGCCTCCTTTACCATCAGGCCGGCAACAACCATTTCCTCCGCCGTGGCACCCTTGCGTATTTCGGCCAGGATCGTGTCGTCGCCACTCTCCATGCCCACGTGAATGCGGTTTAACCCTGCTTCCCTCAGTCGGCGCATCTCCAGAGGAGTTTTTCTAACGATAAACTTGGCCGAACCGTAAACGGTAATACGCTCCACATAAGGAAACAGTTCCCGGGCACAATCCAGTACCCGGCAGAGATCATCGGTTTTCATGGCAATGGTATTGCCATCCGGGAAAAAAATAGACCTAACCCCCTCTCCGTAATAATTCCGGGCAGCCAAAAGATCTTCCTTAATTTCTTCTACGGGACGGATGCGGAACTTCGTCCTTTTATAAATGGCACAGAAAGTGCACTGATTGTGAGGACAACCAATGGTTGCCTGGATCAACAGACTACCGGCTTCACTGGGTGGCCGGTAGATAACCCCTTCATAGCGCAAAGGATCATCACCTCTATAAATTTACAGGAGAGACGGGCCTGAACGCACGTCAAGCCCGTCCCCTTTCTCGTTATTCAATTTATATTTATATCTTATTTTCCCGCACCTTTTCCACCAGTTCTTTAATCAGGGGATCCTTGGCCATCCATTTGTCATATACCGGCTTAACCTTTGCCTTCCAGGGGGTCATATCCACCGCATAAACGGTTACGCCATGGGATTTGATGAAATCCAGATCCTTGCCTTCTTTTTCTTTGTTGATCTTGATGGAATCCGCTATGGCTTCCCAGGCCGCATCCTGGATAATCTTCTGATCTTCGGCGGAAAGGGACTTCCACTTATTCAGGTTCATAACCAGTACACAGGGGAAGGGGAACTGGTTGGAATCCAGCAAATATTTGCTTACCTCAAAGAGCTTTTCACTGTAAACCGAGCTGGGGTTCATCTCCATGCCGTCCACCATGCCGGTCTGCAAGGCGTTGTAAATCTCCCCGTAGGGCAGGGGTACCGGATTTACGCCGATGGCCTGCGCCCAGTCTTTAATCACTTCCGACGGGGGCACCCGGAACTTCATTCCGCTCACATCAGATGGAACAGTGGGCTTTTTCTTGGCAAAGAGCATATCCCGAAGACCGCCTTCATAAATGGCCAGCCCTTTCATGTTATGGGTCTCCAGCGTATCCAGCATCCGCCGGACCACATCGCTCTGCAACACTTTTTGCTCGGTATCGTAATCGGTAATCAGCCAGGGTAACTGCAGCCCGGCCAGCACCGGGGTATAAGCAGCAAACATGGAAGCAGAGACTAAAGCCATATCCTGAGTCCCGGCAATTACTCCTTCCAGAAGCTGCTTATCATCGCCCAGTTGCCTGGCGGGGTAGATGGTGATCTTAATCCGCCCGTTGCTCTTCTCATCCACCTTTTTGGCAAAGGCCTCCACGGACAGGTGATAAGGGTGCGTAGCTTGCGTCACGTGGCCCACTTTGAACTCCAATTTTGGCTTTTCCTGGCCGGTCCCTGTTTTCTCCTGTTTCGGTTGCTGGCCGCAGCCAGCCAGCACCGCTGCCACCACCAGGAATGTGACTGTTATCATGGCAATGAGCTTTTTCCTCACGAAAACCCCCCCTTTTTTGTCTCACAAATTTCCGGAAGCGGCCACCATCTCCGGCCGCTCCTCCGGAATAATCGCCTTTTTTATCCCCTATTTATCCGGGAAGCTCTTTACTCTAAGCTTCTTTGACTTTAGGTGCTTTACATTCAAACAACTTTTCCACCGCCTCCCGGATGCGTTTCAGCCCTTCCTCAATCTCTTCATCGGGAACGGCAAAGGTCATGCGCACAAAACCTTCTCCCTGGGAACCAAAAGCCGTCCCGCTCACCACTGCCACCCCGTAAGAATTCATCAGGTAATCGGTGAATTGCTGGGAAGTCATTCCGGTACCCGAAATGTTTGGGAAGGCGTAGAACGTGCCCTCGGGAGGCAGACACTGGATACCGGGGATTTTGTTCAAACCGGCCACGAAGCGGTCCCGCTTGCGCTTCAGGGACTGACGCATCTTTTCAAAGGCCTCCTGGGGACCGGTCAAAGCAGCCAGGGCTGCCTCCTGGATGAACAAAGCTACATTGGTAATGCTGTCCTGGAGGAAAATAGAAAGCTTTTCCGCAATTGGACGGGGAGCTACAATCCAGCCGATGCGGAAGCCGGTCATGGTATAGGTTTTGGAAAAGGTATCAATGACAATGGTACGGTCCCGCATTTCCGGGATCTCGGAAATGGTCCGGTGCCGCCCCTCGTAAACGATATGGCTGAAAATTTCATCGGAAATAACCAGCAGGTCGTGCTTCAGACAAATTTCGGCAATCTTTTCCAGATCCTTCACCACGCAGCCATTGGGACGCTGGGGCGTGTTCAGGATGAGCAGCTTGGTACGCGGGGTAATCACTTCTTCCAGCCGGTCCAGGTCGTACTGAAAGGTAGGCGGGTTTAAAGGCGCGTAAACCGGTTTAGCACCGCAAAAGCGGATCCACACCTCAT is a window of Desulfofundulus luciae DNA encoding:
- a CDS encoding SIR2 family NAD-dependent protein deacylase; the protein is MSYEKDIERIATLLRWSGKTLALTGAGISTESGIPDYRSPGTGRWTKENPMEVASVEALYRDPEAYYRRAIPRWLTWADCEPNAGHHALVRLEEMGYLAGVITQNVDSLHKRAGSKQVWEVHGHLRTFYCLRCRHEETFDQVVEQFNAGTVPPCCPACGGLVRPVAVLFGDQMHPDYFAALEALAGCQLLLVIGTSLQVYPVADLPGRVPRFVIINRDPTPWDDRAEVVVRESIGRVLTDVVNLLLATR
- a CDS encoding B12-binding domain-containing radical SAM protein, which translates into the protein MRYEGVIYRPPSEAGSLLIQATIGCPHNQCTFCAIYKRTKFRIRPVEEIKEDLLAARNYYGEGVRSIFFPDGNTIAMKTDDLCRVLDCARELFPYVERITVYGSAKFIVRKTPLEMRRLREAGLNRIHVGMESGDDTILAEIRKGATAEEMVVAGLMVKEAGMELSEYVLMGIGGPGRSREHALASAEVLNAIDPHFIRIRTFIPRPGSPLFEKCQRGEFQLVSPHGILNEIRLMIENLKVNSQVFSDHVSNYWDISGKLPEERELMLQEIDMALDIPEALLEKARHGGI
- a CDS encoding pyridoxal phosphate-dependent aminotransferase, which codes for MTVRFARGTEHFVPPKQWESMRRAKELEKKLGQRIVHFEKGDFAGEDFTLPEHISEAAIKVLRQGGVRYDPGPGIPPLREAIAREMTSRGRPTEMDEVVVTGGAKHALFMSLLTLLDPGDEVIFPNPGYPPDEVWIRFCGAKPVYAPLNPPTFQYDLDRLEEVITPRTKLLILNTPQRPNGCVVKDLEKIAEICLKHDLLVISDEIFSHIVYEGRHRTISEIPEMRDRTIVIDTFSKTYTMTGFRIGWIVAPRPIAEKLSIFLQDSITNVALFIQEAALAALTGPQEAFEKMRQSLKRKRDRFVAGLNKIPGIQCLPPEGTFYAFPNISGTGMTSQQFTDYLMNSYGVAVVSGTAFGSQGEGFVRMTFAVPDEEIEEGLKRIREAVEKLFECKAPKVKEA
- a CDS encoding MFS transporter translates to MVVTGKQFKPEGCLRGGIMADNVRDRGFITLNFLSIYIASCIFYGAYFYFMPVFPIVLQRAGYGGTESGIVVGAFSFTAIFLRPFVGTLVDRFQRKIFMLAGIGIFVIAPLLYITTSSLVLLTVYRLLHGLGLAAYTVSSLVTITEIVPRERLARAVAVYATCVSLAVGFGPTVGMKLAASASFKLVVLIPSLAAALAFILILRLPGSQVMAVREERQPFLAVLASRDVLFPSLIFASCSCTQGGVMSFLPLAIAHLASTGIASLFFLIFSLVIIFVRLTMGGLSDKVGRVMVIVPAVSLIALGMMGLSVLHTPAFLIAVAVVYGLGYGLSYPTLNVYVVEHAPAGSRGTALGIFSASVDTGYFLGPILTGLLSDFFSYRGAFFALAWLPLLTLLLFLYVLFRACGRIPSGRPEVGLRAGGHESMSPGD
- a CDS encoding class I adenylate-forming enzyme family protein; this encodes MNVAFLLRANARRQGQKICLVFNGQEVSYGWLDKRVDCLVRGLKVLGLERGKKLALFLRNSIQWVELFFAASRAGVVLVPVSFRSRGEELKYILEHSRPDALAFDDFTRPVLEEILPEIKVSPVYIAAGEDLPPWAIPYRRIPLEGDSQPLWPEPRLADLHSICYTSGSTGKPKGVMLTNANVVVGQYFNCLTVFPFKEEDVFVITTPLCHRTGWGRLVQAVGLGSTVCLLGTPYRPKELVDIIASYRATVVGMVPTMARMLLEEVPVERLRKMDSWRGLLLTGESCPVSLKERLWEVLPAVQLYSFYASTETGMISCLWGRDQMEKPHSVGRPVPGVEVTIADPGLGSGEILVRSGAPGDHTVMLGYYQDEMATREALRDGWFHTGDVGSFDGDGYLYITDRVKDLIITGGLNVSSREVEDVLLQCPGVREAAVIGVPDDQWGEAIKAFVVADNGISEEEIRSFCARRLAGYKKPRYIQFVASLPRTATGKLRKQVLREWEASGRSI
- a CDS encoding TRAP transporter substrate-binding protein: MRKKLIAMITVTFLVVAAVLAGCGQQPKQEKTGTGQEKPKLEFKVGHVTQATHPYHLSVEAFAKKVDEKSNGRIKITIYPARQLGDDKQLLEGVIAGTQDMALVSASMFAAYTPVLAGLQLPWLITDYDTEQKVLQSDVVRRMLDTLETHNMKGLAIYEGGLRDMLFAKKKPTVPSDVSGMKFRVPPSEVIKDWAQAIGVNPVPLPYGEIYNALQTGMVDGMEMNPSSVYSEKLFEVSKYLLDSNQFPFPCVLVMNLNKWKSLSAEDQKIIQDAAWEAIADSIKINKEKEGKDLDFIKSHGVTVYAVDMTPWKAKVKPVYDKWMAKDPLIKELVEKVRENKI